In the genome of Triticum urartu cultivar G1812 chromosome 5, Tu2.1, whole genome shotgun sequence, one region contains:
- the LOC125506438 gene encoding pollen allergen Phl p 2-like — translation MASSRRLLAVTLLAMLVAGAWCAAPVTFTVEKGSDTGSGKKQLAVLVNYDMPGDTMSELEIMQHDADDWVAMTKGEGGLWTFESADPLVGPFNFRYFTTKGMKNVYDSVIPDNYTIGTTYTPEG, via the coding sequence ATGGCATCCTCGAGAAGGTTGCTGGCGGTGACTTTGCTGGCGATGCTGGTCGCGGGCGCGTGGTGCGCGGCACCGGTGACCTTCACGGTGGAGAAGGGGTCGGACACGGGGTCGGGAAAGAAGCAGCTGGCGGTGCTGGTGAATTACGACATGCCAGGCGACACCATGTCGGAGCTGGAGATCATGCAGCACGACGCCGACGACTGGGTGGCCATGACCAAGGGCGAGGGCGGCCTGTGGACCTTCGAGAGCGCCGATCCGCTCGTGGGCCCCTTCAACTTCCGCTACTTCACCACGAAGGGCATGAAGAACGTCTACGACAGCGTCATCCCAGATAACTACACGATCGGCACCACCTACACACCCGAAGGGTAG